GGTTTGGAGGCCACTGCTGCAGAGTACTTTTCACTGCCTAAGATCAGAAAGGCATGCAGGCAGGTTGACACCAGAGCACTCTGATAGGGGACTCATTGATTTAGTCCGACCGACAAATAGATCTGTGTTGTTTCACCAACCATTGGAATGCACATTTTGATCAGTTCAAGATTTGTAAGAGCTTGAGAAAGACCCTGAAATCATGTTTACTTTAGACAGCTTTGTGTTGAGGAGATATAGCAAGTCTTTGGTTCTCCAGCTTTATTGTCCTTCATCTTACTAACTCACCAATCGACCATGTTTCTGTTGTACTGGTACCATAAGTGTCACAACCCCAGAGTCTTAGATCTGaagtgtgcatgcgtgtcttGCAGGTCCCCCCTGTGGGCCGTGAGACTGTGGCCACTCTCCATGTCTCAGTGACCGGAGAGAAGGACTCCATGAGCAAGAAGGCCAAGATCCTCATCAGACCCTCCACCTTCATCACCCTCGTCCAGACAGACAAGCCCATCTACAAACCTGGCCAGAAGGGTAGGAGACCATCAGCTGGTGTAACCTTAAATATTCAATGTAGGACAATACAGTGTAATTTGTAGTTCCTGTTTTTTGAGAATCTGTTTTCTGACCCTTTCAGTCCAGTTTCGAATTGTCTCGCTGGATTCCAGTTTTGTGCCATACAATCAGATGGTGAGCTGCTTCTTGTGTCTGGTGTTTCTGGGTTGACAAGTCTGTGATTTGTTTAATATACTTATGACCTCTGGAGTTAGTGGAAGAaggctgacaggatgacagtTCTTGCAGAAGGAGCAGTGCTGTTATCTAGGAAGGTCCTGATTCGGGATCACAGTTGTGGATCAAAGTTCAGATGTGCACTGTGTGTTAGAGGTGTGCTGGGTTTAGGGGGGTGCAGTGACCTGAAGTTTTGTTGATTTAGTCTGACAGAACTCGAACAGAGCGTGGGTGAAGGCAGAGTCTCTGACTCgcccacacatacagtataatctGACAATGCATAACACTGCTTCTCTCTTTTTTACAGTTTCAAACTGTGGAGCTTCAGGTAAGACTAGTTCATTTTGAAATACAAGCCCAAACAATGAGATGCATCTATAGATAGTCTATAAAACGATCTAGTCACGTTTATAAGAATAGATTTACCTTTAGAAGAATAGACTTCCTCTTAACCTCTTGGAAGGTGGACACCTCACATTATATTGACGAATttgaaaaaatacatttgtcaCCTTGTGACAAatgtatgtattcatttagcaggcgctttcatccaaagtgtCAGTACAGGGGGGTATTGAACTTACAacctctgcagtcaaatgctctaaccactgagctatacccatcctatGACCCAACAATGTGAAAAACAACAGTGATATAGACACATTGTATATGCGCAGAAAGCTTATTCTCTTTCCCTTAGAAAATGCATTGGTTATATTGTGAGGGGCACAAGTGCACTAAGAACCATATGCAACACATTCATATTTGTGGACGTAGGCTATACAGTTTCTCGTGCAGACGTTTCTCGTACGGAAGTCCAAATAATAAGTACTCACCATTAGAAACCTTGTTTGCCATATTAACCCATGGTTCCAGTAATAACATGTAGCATGACCATACTTTTTGTCAGATATTTAGTTCACTACTTTTATTGACCATTGTCACAAACTTCATAATTCTTTCTTTCAAACAGTATCAACCATTAGTAATGATGTACATTTAATTTGAgcatgaaatatgaattgtaaattcACATTTTGGCCCCCATCCAAGAGGTTTAGATTCACCTTAAGTGTGCAGTTGAAGTTTACACGTTCTCTCTCTTGACACCAAACGGACTTTCAACATTTCTGATTGGTGCAAAGGACCCCAACTCCAACCGCATCGCTCAGTGGTTGAACCAATCAACAGTGAGCGGCATCCTGGACTTGTCCCACCCCACAACACCAGAGGCCACCCAGGGTGCCTACACCATCACCGCCTGGACTGACAAGGGCAAACAGACCAACCATTTCTTCGACATCAAGGAATATGGTCAGCCTTCTAGCTGTGTCTGTAATGGTGTTTTAATGTGTATATCCCTGTTTGTGACTGTGTTATTGCCTGTATCACTCTCTATCAGAGTCTGTAACAATGTATGTGTCTGGATATAGTTCTGTGCTcattccctgccctcctctcagtccTTCCTAAGTACGAGGTGAAGGTCCAGCTACCCAGCGTCATCACCATCCTGGACACAGAGGCCACTCTCAGGGTCTGTGGAAAGTAAGTTCTCATGGAGATGGTGATGCCATCATAAGTCAACCAGGACACAGTCAATGGCCATCAAGCCAGGCAGTTTGACAGGTGTGTTGCTTCTCTTCAGGTACACGTATGGAAAGCCTGTCCTGGGTTCTGTGAAGGCTGAGGTCTGCAGGAAGAGGGGATACAGATACTACTGGCTATTGGACAGGGAAATCACCTCTGACATATGCATAAAGTATGAGATGACTGTGAGTAAGTTAGACCTGACCGCAGCCCTGGGCCACCCTGTGGGGTCTGTGAGGAACTGTTCCCTGCCTGGGTCTCTCTAGTAATATTAGCACACTCTTCCTCTTTTGTTTGGTTGATTGTGAAGACGGACAAAAGCGGCTGTGCAACACAAGTGGTGGATGTGACGCAGTTCAACCTGAACATGTCAGGCTTCCGGGACAGCTTCCAGGTGcaggcagagatggaggagtaTGGGACAGGTAAGTtaggaggagaaaaaggaggagatggaggagtacTGGACAAGTACGAGCTAAGAGAGCTAATGAgagcatgggggagggaggtggttgGAGAGGGCAGGGTGAAGTATGCGACAGGTACGAGAGGGGaaggggtgaaggaggaggtggagagagaaggagcagtagaggaggggaaggagggatcaGAAAGAGGAGCAGGATAAAAGCATTGTTTTCCttgtgacccttgaccccctGTTCCATGTTCTTCCTCCAGAGGTGGTCCTGAAGGGCAGCAGCAGCGCAACATTCTCCAGCGTGATCAGAAAGGTCACGTTTGAGGACGCCCCTTCAGCCTACAAGCCAGGCATCCCCTACCAGGGCAAGGTGACCAATGAGAAGCAACGACCGCAGATCTCATTGACCACATTATCCACTTTCTGTTATCAGTGACAGTGCTGATTACATCTGCGGGTGTTAAAGATAGCTTCTTTGGATCCAGAGGTCACTGATCCCACCTGCCCTGGTGTTCATCTCTAGTCCAGTCATCCCAGTATGCCCTGTGGGTTTCCAGATCAAGGTGGTGGGCCCAGACTCGTCTCCTGCAGCCAACGAGCTGGTCTACCTGTTCCTGCAGACTGGTGCCCCTGTGAATAACTGGACCCTGACCACAGACAGCAAGGGCATGGTCCCCTTCTCTCTGGACACCTCCCTTTGGAGTGAACATGTATCCCTACAGGTCTGCTCTCTCCCTACTGTATCGCCTTTTTactttatttctctttctttctttctttaacccaccacctttcttcctctctctttttctatttctATCCTGGAGTTCAAAGTCCCCTCAACCcagctgtctctcctctccacgtTTCTCTCCCTATAGGCTCGCACCAGGTTTAAAGAGGACAGGCATCCGTATGTTAGAGACCAACGCCTTCCAGAGTACGGCTCAGCCCACCACAGTCTCAAGGCCTTCTACTCCAAGAGCAAGAGCTTTGTGAGGATCCAGCAGGCCAGCCAGACCTTGTCCTGTGAGACAGACGCCACAGTGGGCGCCACCTACATCATCAGTGGGGAGGAGCTTAAGGAGGGCCAGAAGACTCTGGACTTCTTCTACATGGTGAGATAGTACAGACATGGgcgtcaaagtgtgtgtgggactgactACCCAGGGTCCCAATGGGGGGGAGGACCTTCAACCAAAATGCGGGGGGGGGCCCAAATTGCAATCTCTTGTGGTACTACAGtcggttgtgttgtggttgcaggTGATGTCAAGAGGCAGCGTTGTGCATCATGGACGCATACCTGTGACTGTGACGGAGCAGACAGGTACAGTCAATATCTGTCACTAAATTACCAGACAGTCTGACGTTGTACTGGGACCTAGAGCGAGAAGTCATTTCCATTTGCTTCTtgtgtgttcctctgtctcCAGTAAATAGAGGGGAGTTGAGTGTACCCCTTCAGAAGATGGTAGACCTTGCACCCTTCGCCCAGGTGGTTGTGTACACAGTCATGCCCAGCGGAGAGGCTGTGGCAGACAGCCAGGACTTCCCCATAAGGCTCTGCCTGAAGAACAAGGTAGGCTCCGGGTTACAGTAATAGTCAGTCCATCCATACAGTATGTCATCTTCTCCACATCCACTGTGTGCAGGTGCATACTCTGTACAtaatgatgtgtgtttgtgtgcaggtttCTCTGAGCTTCTCGTTGCCTCAGGAGCTCCCTGGGGAGAAGACGTCCCTGAGCCTGCAGGCTGCGCCTGGCTCTCTCTGCTCCATCAGGGCCATCGACCAGTCTGTCCTGCTGCTGAAGCCTGAAAAGGAGCTCAGTGTTAAATCTGTATGTTCTGACTGCACAGTGTAACCACACAGCGAGACCACACTCTGACCACATACAGACAACTGTTCTGACCTCACACTCTGACCTAACACACTGACCACAAACTAACATGTTTCCTATGAATCATTCTATCTGTGCAGGTGTACAAGCTGTTACCAGTCGATAAGCTGACTGGCTACCACTACTCCTTAGACGACAATGAACCATACCCCTGCCTGCCAATGCCACGATTGCCTTTCATGCCAGAACCAGAAGTAGAGCCTACTATCATACCAGCTGAAGACCCATCCAGCCGCAAGAAACGTTCCTTCTATGAACCTGTTCAAGACATGAACGACGTCTACAGCATCTTTAAAGTGAGAGGGCATATTGTAAAATGAGTGTTGACCTTCTATGGCCTATGAGAAGGATTTGTCTTTTGAGAATTTCTGCAGTTTTTTACATGATGGAGCCCATTGTGTGTTACATTGTTGCACTGGGTTTCTCTCATCAAAGTTAACCAACTCTGTCACCAGATAGACCTGTATAGTTCTTGATGTAGCTCCTCCTCTGTTTTCTTTCTTCCAGGATGTGGGAATTAAGATAATCACCAACTCCGAGGTGAAAAGACCTTATGACTGTATTGGTTATGCAGTTCAAATGTCATATAATAGCGAGGCCGAAGGTGGTAAGTTATCTATGCACTACTAACAAACTTCACTGTGATTGTTTGGTTGGGCGGTTCCTTCCTCTGTTCTCAACGAATGCCATGTTGTGTGTGAAAAGAATCCATTGGAAATTATGTAAAAAATTAATTGTGGCGAACCTACAGACAGATCATTTGAATTTAGAACATGATTAAAATGTTAGACGATGCAGATTGTATGCCAATGGCCGAAATGGTTCCAAAAGGTGGTAGAGGAAGAGCAGAAGAATCGCTGGAGACCGTGCGAACCTACTTCCCTGAGACCTGGATCTGGGATCTGGTGCCTGTTGGGTAGGCTCACTCAGATTACGTCCTAATACTGGTGATGATAAAAAAGAAGAATGTATTATGTTCAATGTAACTTGTCATCAGAATGACTTTAAAACTCTCAAAAGAAGAATCACGCACACAAAGCACGTATGATTCAGCATGTTCAAGCCACTAGTCTCTATTAACCCTAGAGACCAGCTCATAGACTAACCTGGCTNNNNNNNNNNNNNNNNNNNNNNNNNNNNNNNNNNNNNNNNNNNNNNNNNNNNNNNNNNNNNNNNNNNNNNNNNNNNNNNNNNNNNNNNNNNNNNNNNNNNNNNNNNNNNNNNNNNNNNNNNNNNNNNNNNNNNNNNNNNNNNNNNNNNNNNNNNNNNNNNNNNNNNNNNNNNNNNNNNNNNNNNNNNNNNNNNNNNNNNNCTAACCTGGCTGGGCCTGTCTGTGCTGCAGAGACTCGGGCTCTGTGACGCTAGAGAAGACGGTTCCTGACACCATCACTAAGTGGGCTGCTGGGGCCTTCTGTACGTCCtctgtgggtctgggtctggcccCCGACACTGCCCTCACTGCCTTCCAGCCTTTCTTCCTCAGCCTCACCCTGCCCTACTCCGTCATCCGTGGCGAGGTGTTCATCCTCCGTGCCACCGTCTTCAACTACCTCTCCAAGTGCATCATGGTACAGTATGACATCTGACGTGGGGTTATTTGACGCAAATCCACCACAATGCATTGGTAGCCAAAGGTCCCATGTCTGTGTGCCTGAGCAATTTACTTTTCCTCCATTGGCAATGCCGTGTATTTATCCTTATTGTGATCTGACCCCTCCCAGGTGAAAGTGACTCTGCCGGAATCTGACCAGTTTAGCGCCAAGACCTGTGATGGCTGCCAGtaccaggtgtgtctgtgtgccgacGAGAGCAGAACATTCCGTTGGATCATCACCCCCACTGCCCTCGGTGAGCCAATCGCAGCTTCCAGGAACCCGCTAAACACCCAGGATAGGAGTGGTGTACAACTGTCATAGtaggaaggggtgggggagggttaaAAGGAGGTAGGTGAGTGGTGTACAACTGTATGCAAGAAGGGGTGATAGAGAGTAGGCAGAGGGAGGTAAGAGAGAAGGGGTGCTGTCAATCCATAGTACATGAGAAGAGTGACACCCCCTGTGAAGGTGAGGTACTTTAGGCTCGACCTGCATACTGATGTCTCTTCCTGTGTACCAAGAGATTTGGTGTCTCCGTAACTAGACATGCatgttaatatgtgtgtgtgtgtgtgtaggggaggtgagtgtgaagGTGAGTGCAGAGGCTTTGAAGACGGAGGATCTTTGTGGCAATGAGGTTGCCACGCTGCCTGAGAAGGGCCGCATTGACACGGTGATCCGACCCCTGTTGGTGGAGGTGAGTACTACAAACTCAAGGTAGTGCGTTCAAGTTTGTTTTGTCCTTTACTTTCTCAGTCTTATATTAATGTCACTGAGTTAGTTTACTGTATCTTTACTCCTTTTCTCATCCTTCTTTGTTTCCAGGCAGAGGGAACCCAGGTTACATTGAGCCACAAcgctctgctctgccctgcagGTAGGTGTTCTGAAACTGGTGGTGTCATCGCAGCATCTGACGGTTTGCAGATATCGGTTAGGAGTGTTgcttttaaaaaggttgttgttgatgtgtgtgtctgctgtttccaGAGGGTCCAGTAGAGAAGGACATCTCTCTGAAGCTGCCAGAAGAGTTTGTGGAAGGATCACCCAAGGCTTCCCTCTCTGTCCTAGGTAAAAACAATGTTCTTGTCATATACCTAATCTCTAACCCTTATGAACCATCTGGTGTTTTACATATTCCTGCAGTTCCTGCCTCTGGAATATCTGCATGTCATGTCAGATAGGAAGATGTTTCATTGTGTAGACTTGCATGTTTGTCATATAGACAGGGTTACAGCATCACGTTAACTTGAGCTGTTCAATCATCAGTTGATTCCTCTCTACAACGTTACTCACTGTCCGGTCTCTGACCGGTTCTCCCCTCCCAGGTGACCTGATGGGTCGAGCCATGAAGAACCTGGACAGTCTTCTGGCCATGCCCTATGGATGTGGCGAGCAGAACATGGTTCTGTTTGCACCAAACATCTACATCCTGACGTACCTGCAGAGCACCAGGCAACTGACCCCTGAGGTCCAAGACAAGGCCACACACTTCCTGGAGAGTGGTGAGTCACACTGGGAGAAGTTTGGGTGGTTTGGTGGAGAAATAGATGGATTGATGGGCCAAGaggatggatggttggatgaAGGAGCTGGAAGGATGGTTTTATAGATGGATGGCTTGCAAACTGCAGTAAACCACCATGTTCTTGCAGGCTACCAAAGGGAGCTCAACTATAAGCATGATGATGGCTCATATAGCGCTTTCGGCAAGAGTGATGAGTCTGGCAACACCTGGTGAGTCTGAACTCCCtctcacacccaacacacaaaacaaatcttTGGATACTGGAGTCGTTTGTAGATTGGATTGTACGAGTCAATGGTGACTACATCCCAGACAAAGTTAATGAAGTGCACAGTTCAAGTTCAGGTGTTTTCTGTGTGACCTCAGGCTGACATCCTTTGTGATGAAGTCTTTCGGAGGAGCACGGCCCTTCATCTTTGTTGACCCCGCCCACATCGCCAAGGCAAAGTCCTGGTTGGCTGGTCTTCAGCAGCCTGATGGCTGCATTGCTTCTGTGGGGAAACTCTTCCACAATGGCATGAAGGTGaaggggagggcgagggagcAGGCAAATTCAATCTCTTAAGCAAGACTGTTATTGGCTGACTGTTCCCTGTTCTCTTGTGATTGGCTGATAGTGTTGCTTATTCTTCTGAGAGTTGCTAACTGTGTTTTTCCTGTTTTCAGGGAGGTGTGAGTGATGACGTGTCCCTGACTGCCTACATCACTGCTGCTCTGCTGGAGCTGGGACTCAACACCACTGTGAGTGTAAACCCAGTTAACCCCCATCTACAGATCACCACTCTCCACAACTTTACAATGATCCAAAACCCTTGCAGTTCTGGTCATTATGCTAATAGAGATACAGCACGCTGTTCCATTTAGCATAGCGTGCTAGAATGCAGTCCTGTGCTGTACAGGTATGTGTTAGACAGGCAGAGTGGAGCTGAGTGCTTCTGTGCTGCTGTGTCACCAGGACCCCATGGTGGACCGGTGTCTGGCCTGCCTAAAGACGGCAGTGGCTGCCCCACTGGAGAACCTGTACaccacagccctgctctcctacACCTTCTCACTGGCCGGGGACCAGGACACGCGCAGCAAACTcatcacacacctgcacctGAAGGCCAAAACCACAGGTACCTGGCCGGCTGGCTCTTGAGATGGTTGGTTTGATGGCTGTCTTGTTGTCTTGCATGCTAGGTGGTTGCTTGGCTAGCGTTGATACATATCGTTGGGTCTGGTGGTGAATTTTTAGCCTTGAACCTTAGTTCCCTTCGCAGACGGCACTCGCCACTGGGAGAGAGCTGAGGCTTCTGGGAAGGGCCTGGACTCCATTGAGGTGGAGATGACATCATACGTGCTGCTGGCGCTGCTCTCGGGACCGGCCATGGAGGGCTTCGGCCTGGACTACTCATCCAGCATCGTCCGCTGGTTGGCCCAGCAACAGAACCCTTATGGAGGGTTCTCTTCCACACAGGTAGACTGTAACTCAATTCATCCAAACTTTTAAACCTATCTGGGTATAATGGTTATCAGTACCAACCTGCCTGCCTTTCACCAGGATACAGTTGTGGCGCTACAGGCCCTGGCCAGGTACGGTGCTGCCACCTACAGTCCAGAGGGAGCCAGTACAGTGGTGGTGACCTCAACTGGGGGCTCGAGGCAAGAGTTCAAGGTGGACCAGCACAACCGCCTGCTGTACCAGGAGTCTCCACTAGGGGAGGTGCCCGGGGACTACAAGATCAGGGCTGAAGGGAAGAGCTGTGTCTTCCTCCAGGTGAGACATATGCTTTGTGATTCTTCTTATCTGCATCATGTTGATAGTTTTACAAatactgtgggtgtgtgtgtgatgtcaacaTACAGCATAACTGACTGAACTGTAATCCACTGTTCCTATTTCAGATGGCTCTGCGTTAcaacatccctcctcctccggaCTTCTCAGCCTTCAACGTGACGACTGAGGTGTTTGGGTTGTGCAACATCACCAAACCCTCTCTCATTGTGACTGTGAATGTCAGGTACTGGGTCCCCAGCCATGGACAACTACATCTAACAGCCCATAAAGATGTACAAACTTGAAAGGGGTCATttactgattttatagggtatttcacactgttccttaaggtcacCGAATAgggtaacattggttgggctgaaaatggcccgggtgctgttctatgcgccctgATGCAcactgtgaaatagccctggaataaaacgagaggttttctccctttcatggtatgctcatgaatatatagatgaccTGCGCACTGATTCGTTGGTTTACAACaagcgaagctgcggagcaaagacgctacatagccaaacatgcatcgtgaattgtagatttacatgacaacactggttatttatttgaacgaaacacagtcaggaaaataacatttattttaattgagggcggcgtttaatataagaaatacggtattctaGGCTAGCTGCGCTAGCATGCTAACGTGTCTTTAGACAAGCTTGGTAGTTCGCTACATTTCATGTTCTAGCTAGTTTGACAGACCCTTCAGGAATTTGCGATGTTGCGATCGCAGCAATTCACGCGAATTCAACGATTCCCCGCGAATTCAGCGCAACGttgcaattttaaccaatcgcggcaattttcccgcaactttgaccaatcatcgtcgtctcccacaactctctccagtaggggttaaatccagtgttgcgcctgaacacgttcattgaacgaaagttcatgaacACGTTTATAATTTTGGTTAACGTGAACAgaacgtactgtattactgcctgatgaacgatactgtgaacgtcagctgtttgattgactgaaatgattatgaaatgttatgttctactagccatttgcctacttttgcaagtcacagtatttccaagccctgatagtgtaactgagaagacgcagtaattcctctttcaagtaataagcccccgttcaagtgttgagcattaaattagctgcacggtctgtagagatattgggactaagctgcaatacagtacataacagaaagtgtttcattctgctgaaattgtgtaaatgtttaatgtaacaaataacattttttataacacctcaattgttatcatttgtataatattacagctcatcttcgttggtcaaaggcaaaatctttacccggacgtgacttttgtgcatggaaaagtgaaacgtaaatgtagggctacttgtccaaaggacaagtttctcaaaaatgtaatgtcaggccctgaatgatcactgtcactagatagtgacagtaaaaaaaattgtatatgtgcactgctgttcgtagactagctccaAAGATCATTGCTGCgttgctaaatgatagcaactcaccaggacacttcaccaactctcctcggaccatccatttaattggctttgacggccatcaggtctcggcaattcctcatttgccctctcatgtctacttggttcgaaattatacggctgcggaccatcatacacattagtagtttttgccacctcttcttcatcccagtcagtcgccatagttctaCTAGGCTGAGTACTAGGctgaggcttctctcctccacgactccccaacgtgacgtcatcgcCGATTTGCactaatatgctaatgctaacaccaaaaatgacaaaaacttgtctttaacaccatttggagacaccatttggagatattttaaatgatatacatatcttgaATGCTTTATGTACCCATTAATCAACAGTGGTgtttaacctgccatatggcctttaatagggagtggacaggctctccgtagacgggctctggtTTAGTacag
The genomic region above belongs to Osmerus eperlanus chromosome 11, fOsmEpe2.1, whole genome shotgun sequence and contains:
- the LOC134028745 gene encoding alpha-2-macroglobulin-like isoform X1 encodes the protein MCPAPKMICVLLVIASALIQTATSRNFNESIYMVTMSSQVVGGGMETVCAHVHGPTEPLSLRVILKLKQANATLLEETGVSQDYYRCVSFQVPPVGRETVATLHVSVTGEKDSMSKKAKILIRPSTFITLVQTDKPIYKPGQKVQFRIVSLDSSFVPYNQMFQTVELQDPNSNRIAQWLNQSTVSGILDLSHPTTPEATQGAYTITAWTDKGKQTNHFFDIKEYVLPKYEVKVQLPSVITILDTEATLRVCGKYTYGKPVLGSVKAEVCRKRGYRYYWLLDREITSDICIKYEMTTDKSGCATQVVDVTQFNLNMSGFRDSFQVQAEMEEYGTEVVLKGSSSATFSSVIRKVTFEDAPSAYKPGIPYQGKIKVVGPDSSPAANELVYLFLQTGAPVNNWTLTTDSKGMVPFSLDTSLWSEHVSLQARTRFKEDRHPYVRDQRLPEYGSAHHSLKAFYSKSKSFVRIQQASQTLSCETDATVGATYIISGEELKEGQKTLDFFYMVMSRGSVVHHGRIPVTVTEQTVNRGELSVPLQKMVDLAPFAQVVVYTVMPSGEAVADSQDFPIRLCLKNKVSLSFSLPQELPGEKTSLSLQAAPGSLCSIRAIDQSVLLLKPEKELSVKSVYKLLPVDKLTGYHYSLDDNEPYPCLPMPRLPFMPEPEVEPTIIPAEDPSSRKKRSFYEPVQDMNDVYSIFKDVGIKIITNSEVKRPYDCIGYAVQMSYNSEAEGDDADCMPMAEMVPKGGRGRAEESLETVRTYFPETWIWDLVPVGDSGSVTLEKTVPDTITKWAAGAFCTSSVGLGLAPDTALTAFQPFFLSLTLPYSVIRGEVFILRATVFNYLSKCIMVKVTLPESDQFSAKTCDGCQYQVCLCADESRTFRWIITPTALGEVSVKVSAEALKTEDLCGNEVATLPEKGRIDTVIRPLLVEAEGTQVTLSHNALLCPAEGPVEKDISLKLPEEFVEGSPKASLSVLGDLMGRAMKNLDSLLAMPYGCGEQNMVLFAPNIYILTYLQSTRQLTPEVQDKATHFLESGYQRELNYKHDDGSYSAFGKSDESGNTWLTSFVMKSFGGARPFIFVDPAHIAKAKSWLAGLQQPDGCIASVGKLFHNGMKGGVSDDVSLTAYITAALLELGLNTTDPMVDRCLACLKTAVAAPLENLYTTALLSYTFSLAGDQDTRSKLITHLHLKAKTTDGTRHWERAEASGKGLDSIEVEMTSYVLLALLSGPAMEGFGLDYSSSIVRWLAQQQNPYGGFSSTQDTVVALQALARYGAATYSPEGASTVVVTSTGGSRQEFKVDQHNRLLYQESPLGEVPGDYKIRAEGKSCVFLQMALRYNIPPPPDFSAFNVTTEVFGLCNITKPSLIVTVNVRYNGRRKETNMVIINVKLLSGFILDKSSLRPLQKSSTVKRVDEEDGHVIIYVDGLKQQETQSYILVIQEDLPVRNLKPAVVKVYDYYQTSDVAVSDYSSPCAEGDDINEL
- the LOC134028745 gene encoding alpha-2-macroglobulin-like isoform X2; the encoded protein is MCPAPKMICVLLVIASALIQTATSRNFNESIYMVTMSSQVVGGGMETVCAHVHGPTEPLSLRVILKLKQANATLLEETGVSQDYYRCVSFQVPPVGRETVATLHVSVTGEKDSMSKKAKILIRPSTFITLVQTDKPIYKPGQKVQFRIVSLDSSFVPYNQMFQTVELQDPNSNRIAQWLNQSTVSGILDLSHPTTPEATQGAYTITAWTDKGKQTNHFFDIKEYVLPKYEVKVQLPSVITILDTEATLRVCGKYTYGKPVLGSVKAEVCRKRGYRYYWLLDREITSDICIKYEMTTDKSGCATQVVDVTQFNLNMSGFRDSFQVQAEMEEYGTEVVLKGSSSATFSSVIRKVTFEDAPSAYKPGIPYQGKIKVVGPDSSPAANELVYLFLQTGAPVNNWTLTTDSKGMVPFSLDTSLWSEHVSLQARTRFKEDRHPYVRDQRLPEYGSAHHSLKAFYSKSKSFVRIQQASQTLSCETDATVGATYIISGEELKEGQKTLDFFYMVMSRGSVVHHGRIPVTVTEQTVNRGELSVPLQKMVDLAPFAQVVVYTVMPSGEAVADSQDFPIRLCLKNKVSLSFSLPQELPGEKTSLSLQAAPGSLCSIRAIDQSVLLLKPEKELSVKSVYKLLPVDKLTGYHYSLDDNEPYPCLPMPRLPFMPEPEVEPTIIPAEDPSSRKKRSFYEPVQDMNDVYSIFKDVGIKIITNSEVKRPYDCIGYAVQMSYNSEAEGGGRGRAEESLETVRTYFPETWIWDLVPVGDSGSVTLEKTVPDTITKWAAGAFCTSSVGLGLAPDTALTAFQPFFLSLTLPYSVIRGEVFILRATVFNYLSKCIMVKVTLPESDQFSAKTCDGCQYQVCLCADESRTFRWIITPTALGEVSVKVSAEALKTEDLCGNEVATLPEKGRIDTVIRPLLVEAEGTQVTLSHNALLCPAEGPVEKDISLKLPEEFVEGSPKASLSVLGDLMGRAMKNLDSLLAMPYGCGEQNMVLFAPNIYILTYLQSTRQLTPEVQDKATHFLESGYQRELNYKHDDGSYSAFGKSDESGNTWLTSFVMKSFGGARPFIFVDPAHIAKAKSWLAGLQQPDGCIASVGKLFHNGMKGGVSDDVSLTAYITAALLELGLNTTDPMVDRCLACLKTAVAAPLENLYTTALLSYTFSLAGDQDTRSKLITHLHLKAKTTDGTRHWERAEASGKGLDSIEVEMTSYVLLALLSGPAMEGFGLDYSSSIVRWLAQQQNPYGGFSSTQDTVVALQALARYGAATYSPEGASTVVVTSTGGSRQEFKVDQHNRLLYQESPLGEVPGDYKIRAEGKSCVFLQMALRYNIPPPPDFSAFNVTTEVFGLCNITKPSLIVTVNVRYNGRRKETNMVIINVKLLSGFILDKSSLRPLQKSSTVKRVDEEDGHVIIYVDGLKQQETQSYILVIQEDLPVRNLKPAVVKVYDYYQTSDVAVSDYSSPCAEGDDINEL